The nucleotide sequence catTTGTATTTCTTTACAGGGGGCGTATATCACAAAAGTTATACCATtaaaaaatagaacatctgaaatTTCTAAATGTATATATTTTGTAATATATAACCTGAATTATGTTGGTCAAATTATTGATTTAGGGATACATCGTGGGCCTAATAAACCAAAAAACAGGAAATACCGAACATTTATACCAGCCAAATATATCCTAGCCAACATCCAGTACCAAAAAATCATCCATACTGAAAAAGAGGTACCAAGTAGATGTAAGCCATACATGACATCATATAAGATTTTTCCAGGGCTCTGACAGAATATAGAGTACTAAACCAATGAGAATATAAAATTGTTTCCACTACTTCCAGGTGGAACAGGAATCTTTCAATGCAATATATTTTCCGCCTAAAATGATTTTCCTAAGTAGAATCAAGAAGATAGGAATTTCTAAGTAAATCAAATATCCTATTCCCATAGGCTCGAATGACGACTCAAGAAAATTGTGCATGTTCCGATCTGAACTTATAAGGTATGGTAATCTGGCGACGGGTCGAAATGATGACTCTCAAGAAAATTGTGCACGGTCTGATCTGAACTTATAAGGTATGATAATAATCTGACGGCTGGGTCGATGCGATGATTATCAAGTTTATATTCTCATTATGGGCGATAGAAGCAACCGGAATTCACTGCCCTTGATCGGAAAAACTATAGAATACCAATGAGTTAGCGAACTCTTGAATTGTTATTGTTTGTCCAAATGCCATAGCTCACTGCCGAAACCTACTTTTGGTCTCTTGCAGTTTATCATCTCTCCGAAAGAATCAACAAGCTGCTCAGCCAGACTGCTTGGTTCTTTGATTAGTGTTTTGATGAATGTGTTCACAACCCTATGCTCATTCTCAGTCGATCTTAGACTCAGCCAAGTCAAAAACTTCAATCTGAAATCAGTCTCTATGTGCCCGTCACACTCCAGCCACCGTATCACCTTCACACAATACTCATAATCCTCATCCAGCACTCTAGGCCTTTTCAGAAGTTGCTTTTGGCGGCAGATGGCTGAAACTCCATCCTGCTCACAGCTTTCATTCTGAGCACCATTGGGCTGCTTTGCCTTGCCTCCTGGTCGAGATTCAACAGCAGCCGGCTCCGCGCTCCTGACTGCCTCGCAAGCCTCTGAGCCACCACTGTCATTTGATCTTAAAAGTCTGTTATTTAAATCATAGCTCTTCTCAGGGGAAGAGTCTATGTCCATGGGCATGGGTGCATTTAGGTCTGGGACAGAAAATGCATTGAACTGAAGTTTGCGACATGCACCAGATAAGAAATGACCCTGTTCACTGTTCTCTGCCTGGTCTGCTTCTGTGGCACTTATGTCACATGAACCTTCGTACATATCCTCAAAACAGCCTTCTTCAGCCCAAGCTCGCCGCAAGATCTTCCCAGCATCTCGGATCCTAAATCCAGTGGACATACAAGCCTGGCTCCTATCCGTTATCTGCGTCTGCGGGCATATTTGCGTGGCCTTCTGGGTCACAGATTTGACAAATACCTCCTTGCTCGCAGTATAACATTTAGACTCGGAATGCCCAATGGTTGCATCAGCATCTGTGAATGATATGATTCTGAAGGAATATTCTGTGCATGTGGCGAGGTTATAAACAAGTACTTTTCTTTGATCTCTTGACAAAATAACAGGCTCATCCATGCTTGGTTGCTCTCTGCTCTTCCAGTACCATAGCTTATAACCTTTGATGGTGTCCGATGATGccaacttagtttcttttaagATGATAACAAGGGAAGACGATGTAATATCTACGAAGTTGAATCTGCACGCAGCTGGTAATGAACCTGCAAAACAAACAAGTATAGAACCATGACAATTATGCAGAATCACCATGACAATTATTATGGCAGTCTAGAACCTTGTATTTATTCAAGGAAGGTCATTACCTCGAAGATGCAAGCCTGGAGATGGAGAACTCAACAACTCATCAACTTTTTGAATCGCCAGAGAGCAAAGTTTCAGTATGTTACTACCACCAGATAACCTGCTTACGATACCACGTGCCATCTTTGCCGACATTCCATCAAGTGGACCGACCTCACATTCGAGTTTTGCTTTTGCATCTTGAATAATGTTATGCAATTCTGTATGACAGCTCGTACCCTCCAACAACTGATAACTCACATAGATGCGGTGGCAGAGTATATCAACTCGGCGAGCCTGCTTTGCAATCACTAATTGCCTTTTCCAATAACTGCCAGACAGTAGCATTCATGTC is from Triticum aestivum cultivar Chinese Spring chromosome 1B, IWGSC CS RefSeq v2.1, whole genome shotgun sequence and encodes:
- the LOC123111587 gene encoding VIN3-like protein 1 — its product is MSKSTPVKASKNSELKKSAAILTIANGHACKKDAIGGEHPVHDIKSTGTWICRNLACKAVVTAEDSFCKRCSCCICHQFDDNKDPSLWLVCASENDDKQCCGSSCHIECALQQKRVGCFDLQKIIHLDGSYSCASCGKISGILGYWKRQLVIAKQARRVDILCHRIYVSYQLLEGTSCHTELHNIIQDAKAKLECEVGPLDGMSAKMARGIVSRLSGGSNILKLCSLAIQKVDELLSSPSPGLHLRGSLPAACRFNFVDITSSSLVIILKETKLASSDTIKGYKLWYWKSREQPSMDEPVILSRDQRKVLVYNLATCTEYSFRIISFTDADATIGHSESKCYTASKEVFVKSVTQKATQICPQTQITDRSQACMSTGFRIRDAGKILRRAWAEEGCFEDMYEGSCDISATEADQAENSEQGHFLSGACRKLQFNAFSVPDLNAPMPMDIDSSPEKSYDLNNRLLRSNDSGGSEACEAVRSAEPAAVESRPGGKAKQPNGAQNESCEQDGVSAICRQKQLLKRPRVLDEDYEYCVKVIRWLECDGHIETDFRLKFLTWLSLRSTENEHRVVNTFIKTLIKEPSSLAEQLVDSFGEMINCKRPKVGFGSELWHLDKQ